The Leptospira sp. WS39.C2 genome contains a region encoding:
- the rplB gene encoding 50S ribosomal protein L2 — translation MGIRKLKPTTQSSRYYSVLDFKEITEVVPYKPLTANVSYKAGRDNKGRIAVRRKGGRNKRKFRIIDFKRNKFGIPATVKTIEYDPNRSAFIALVCYADGEYRYILAPNGLKVGDKIESGPNAEIKLGNTLPLDKIPAGTNVHNIELHIGKGGQIARTAGSFAVISAKDGDYVSLKLPSSEIRKVRKECLATIGELSNKDHNLVIIGKAGRNRWLGKRPKVRGVVMNPVDHPLGGGEGRTSGGRHPVTPWGKPTKGFKTRKTRPSDRFIVQRRKKNRNR, via the coding sequence ATGGGAATTAGAAAACTTAAACCCACAACACAGTCTAGCCGGTATTATTCGGTATTAGATTTCAAAGAAATCACAGAAGTGGTTCCTTACAAACCTCTCACGGCCAATGTTTCCTATAAGGCTGGTCGTGACAATAAGGGACGTATCGCTGTTAGACGAAAAGGTGGACGTAACAAAAGAAAGTTTCGTATCATCGATTTTAAACGTAATAAATTTGGAATCCCAGCAACAGTAAAAACAATTGAATACGATCCAAACCGTTCGGCATTCATTGCTCTTGTTTGTTATGCAGATGGGGAATACCGATACATTTTAGCTCCTAACGGTCTTAAAGTTGGAGATAAAATAGAGTCTGGTCCAAACGCAGAGATCAAACTTGGGAATACACTTCCTTTAGATAAAATCCCTGCTGGAACAAATGTTCACAACATCGAACTACATATCGGAAAAGGCGGTCAAATCGCTCGCACAGCAGGATCTTTTGCTGTGATCTCCGCTAAAGATGGTGACTATGTGTCTCTCAAACTTCCTTCTTCGGAAATCCGTAAGGTTCGTAAAGAGTGCTTAGCAACGATCGGAGAACTTTCCAACAAAGACCACAACTTGGTGATCATTGGTAAAGCGGGTCGTAACCGTTGGTTAGGAAAAAGACCGAAGGTAAGGGGGGTCGTTATGAACCCTGTGGACCACCCACTCGGTGGTGGTGAAGGTAGAACTTCCGGAGGTCGTCACCCAGTGACTCCTTGGGGTAAACCTACGAAAGGATTTAAAACACGTAAGACAAGACCGTCTGATCGTTTTATCGTCCAAAGACGTAAGAAAAACAGGAATAGGTAG
- a CDS encoding 50S ribosomal protein L23 yields the protein MNLENVILSPVVTEKSQDLQTIGERMGKRTVKYTFKVHPDANKTLIKQALKQMYNVVPTAVNVAVYRGKMKRFRNMPSPRPHYKKAVVTFADGANLDFAKV from the coding sequence GTGAACCTAGAGAATGTAATCTTATCACCAGTTGTTACAGAAAAGTCGCAAGACCTTCAAACAATTGGAGAACGTATGGGAAAAAGAACTGTCAAGTATACGTTCAAAGTCCACCCGGATGCGAACAAAACTTTGATCAAACAGGCTCTGAAACAAATGTATAACGTCGTTCCAACTGCTGTAAACGTAGCCGTTTACCGTGGGAAAATGAAACGTTTTAGAAACATGCCGTCCCCAAGACCTCACTACAAAAAAGCTGTAGTGACCTTTGCTGACGGAGCAAATTTGGATTTTGCTAAGGTTTAA
- the rpsQ gene encoding 30S ribosomal protein S17 has protein sequence MEDKNSKKSLTIQGVVVSDAMDKTVVIEIITRKVHPRFKKIMTRTSRVKIHDEKNECQVGDRVIAVETRPLSKQKHHKLVKVIEKAKLV, from the coding sequence ATGGAAGATAAAAACTCTAAAAAATCTTTAACCATTCAAGGTGTAGTTGTGAGTGATGCTATGGATAAAACCGTAGTGATTGAAATCATCACAAGAAAAGTACACCCACGGTTTAAGAAAATTATGACCAGAACTTCTCGTGTGAAAATTCACGATGAGAAGAACGAGTGTCAAGTTGGTGATCGAGTCATCGCTGTGGAAACAAGACCACTTTCTAAACAGAAACACCATAAACTTGTAAAGGTAATTGAGAAGGCGAAATTAGTATGA
- the rpsJ gene encoding 30S ribosomal protein S10, with protein sequence MAGQRIRVKLKAFDHRLIDQSTFEIVATAKRTGATVSGPIPLPTKKEIYTVLRSPHVNKKAREQFEMRTHKRLIDILNTNEDTVEALMKLQLPAGVSVDIKS encoded by the coding sequence ATGGCTGGACAAAGAATTCGCGTTAAGTTAAAAGCTTTCGATCATCGGTTGATTGACCAATCAACCTTTGAAATCGTTGCAACTGCGAAAAGGACTGGAGCTACTGTCTCCGGTCCTATCCCACTTCCAACGAAAAAAGAAATCTACACGGTATTACGTTCTCCGCACGTGAATAAAAAAGCTAGAGAACAATTTGAAATGAGAACTCATAAGAGACTCATCGATATTTTAAATACGAATGAAGATACGGTAGAAGCCCTGATGAAGCTTCAACTCCCTGCTGGAGTTTCCGTAGATATTAAATCCTAA
- the rplD gene encoding 50S ribosomal protein L4 encodes MKARKYNKEGVFVSEVELPAELFATGISLGAIYDAVKAENANNRQGTHSTKDRSEVRGGGIKPWAQKGTGRARQGSIRAPHFVGGGIIHGPKPRDYSSNLSRSVKKKAVLSILNKKAEENRIAIIEDVEPSSYSTKSIYNILKNMDIAEKGNVGFVVSGENQFLKKSTRNIENLKYVNSKRVVCRDILYNNNLVISESALKELQAQYSKKG; translated from the coding sequence ATGAAAGCGCGTAAATACAATAAAGAAGGCGTATTCGTAAGCGAAGTTGAACTTCCGGCAGAATTATTTGCTACCGGCATTTCGCTTGGAGCCATCTATGATGCGGTTAAAGCTGAAAATGCGAACAATAGACAAGGGACACATTCTACAAAAGATCGTTCCGAAGTTCGCGGTGGGGGAATCAAACCTTGGGCTCAAAAAGGAACTGGTCGTGCAAGACAAGGATCCATCAGAGCTCCGCATTTCGTTGGTGGTGGTATCATTCATGGACCAAAACCAAGAGATTATTCCTCTAACTTGTCACGCAGCGTAAAGAAAAAGGCTGTTCTCTCCATCCTTAACAAAAAGGCAGAAGAAAACAGAATCGCGATCATAGAAGACGTAGAACCTTCTTCTTACTCCACAAAGTCCATCTACAACATTTTGAAGAACATGGACATTGCAGAGAAGGGTAACGTGGGTTTTGTGGTATCTGGTGAAAACCAATTCCTCAAAAAATCCACTCGCAATATAGAGAACCTCAAATATGTGAACAGCAAACGAGTCGTTTGCCGAGACATCCTCTATAATAACAATTTAGTAATCTCTGAAAGCGCTTTAAAAGAGCTTCAGGCACAGTATTCTAAGAAAGGATAA
- the rplV gene encoding 50S ribosomal protein L22 codes for MEAKAVGKHLRISARKARLVADEVRGYDYKEAIDILRFTNKSASSMIINLLNSAVANAIQMNESLDPSSLYVKKIYVDDGPIMKRFRPRARGRASRIRKRLSHITVVVSEIEKKVS; via the coding sequence ATGGAAGCAAAAGCAGTAGGAAAACACCTCAGAATTTCTGCCAGAAAAGCTCGCCTGGTTGCCGATGAAGTTCGTGGATACGATTACAAAGAAGCAATTGATATCTTGCGTTTTACAAATAAATCTGCAAGTTCAATGATCATAAACCTTCTCAACTCTGCAGTGGCAAATGCCATTCAGATGAACGAAAGTTTGGATCCAAGCTCACTTTATGTTAAAAAAATCTATGTAGATGACGGGCCTATCATGAAACGTTTCCGCCCAAGAGCACGTGGACGTGCTTCTCGGATTCGTAAACGCCTAAGCCACATCACTGTTGTTGTATCTGAAATCGAAAAGAAGGTTAGCTAA
- the rplC gene encoding 50S ribosomal protein L3, which produces MAKGLIGEKLGMAHIFNNDGKMVTVTVLRVGPCFVSQVKTAANDGYEAVQLAFGDAKEKHLTKAEVGHIKKANIASPKKTLVEFKGFEEVAVGSEVKLADVFSLNDTVKVTGTSKGKGTQGVVKRHGFAGGPAGHGSRFQRHPGSIGSNTTPGRVFKGLKMGGRMGSEQTTVRNLKVVKIDADANLVFVSGPVPGRERGIVTIEKIG; this is translated from the coding sequence ATGGCTAAAGGTTTAATCGGCGAAAAATTGGGCATGGCCCACATATTCAATAACGACGGTAAGATGGTAACTGTTACTGTTTTACGCGTGGGTCCTTGTTTTGTGTCCCAGGTAAAAACTGCTGCGAATGATGGCTACGAAGCTGTTCAATTAGCATTTGGTGATGCCAAAGAAAAACACTTAACAAAGGCCGAAGTTGGACATATCAAAAAAGCAAACATAGCTTCTCCTAAAAAAACTTTGGTTGAGTTCAAAGGTTTTGAAGAAGTTGCAGTGGGTTCAGAAGTGAAACTCGCAGATGTTTTTTCTTTGAATGATACAGTAAAAGTTACCGGAACTTCTAAAGGGAAGGGAACACAAGGTGTTGTCAAACGCCATGGTTTTGCTGGTGGTCCTGCTGGGCACGGTTCTCGTTTCCAAAGACACCCTGGTTCGATTGGATCGAACACAACTCCTGGACGTGTGTTCAAGGGTTTGAAGATGGGTGGAAGAATGGGTTCTGAACAGACAACTGTTCGAAACCTAAAAGTAGTAAAAATTGATGCAGATGCTAACTTAGTATTTGTATCCGGTCCGGTTCCAGGAAGGGAACGTGGTATCGTTACGATAGAAAAAATCGGTTAG
- the rpsS gene encoding 30S ribosomal protein S19 — protein sequence MARSLKKGPFIDDHLMKKITSLNSEGKKTPFKSWSRRSTIYPDMIGHTVMIHNGKAFVPVYVNENMIGHKLGEFAPTRTFKGHGGDKKVAKK from the coding sequence ATGGCTAGAAGCTTAAAAAAAGGTCCGTTCATTGACGACCACCTCATGAAAAAAATTACAAGCCTAAACTCTGAAGGGAAAAAAACTCCCTTCAAGTCTTGGTCAAGAAGAAGTACCATTTATCCAGACATGATCGGTCACACCGTAATGATTCATAATGGCAAAGCGTTTGTTCCTGTTTATGTGAATGAAAACATGATTGGACACAAACTCGGTGAATTTGCTCCCACTAGAACCTTCAAAGGTCACGGTGGAGACAAAAAAGTAGCGAAGAAATAG
- the rpmC gene encoding 50S ribosomal protein L29, with the protein MKDDFKSLSPEDLKKEILSSSEEVRKARFQFGVTRSLENPKVIRNHKKRIAQALTVLREKELSAKGKLKQIAPKAGSAPKVAKTSKGKKK; encoded by the coding sequence ATGAAAGACGATTTCAAATCACTTTCTCCAGAAGATTTGAAGAAAGAAATTCTTTCCTCTTCCGAAGAAGTAAGAAAAGCAAGATTCCAATTTGGTGTTACAAGATCTCTTGAGAACCCAAAAGTAATCCGCAATCATAAGAAGAGAATTGCCCAAGCATTGACTGTACTTCGTGAGAAGGAACTATCTGCAAAAGGTAAACTCAAACAAATCGCACCGAAAGCTGGTTCGGCTCCAAAAGTTGCCAAAACGAGCAAAGGTAAGAAGAAGTAG
- the rpsG gene encoding 30S ribosomal protein S7 — MSRRRGKVEPRHIEGDPKYNDKVISKFINCLMVDGKKSVAEAVFYDALEVIAKKTGQDPFAVFQEALENAKPQVEVKSRRVGGVTYQVPIEVRPERRLALGIRWLIKYSRGRNEKSMKNKLAAEFMEAQKGTGSAIKKKEDIRKMADANKAFSHYRW, encoded by the coding sequence ATGTCTAGAAGAAGAGGAAAAGTTGAACCGCGCCACATCGAAGGCGATCCAAAATACAACGACAAAGTGATTTCGAAGTTTATCAACTGCCTAATGGTGGATGGTAAAAAAAGTGTCGCTGAAGCTGTGTTCTACGATGCATTAGAAGTCATTGCTAAAAAAACTGGACAAGATCCTTTTGCTGTTTTCCAAGAAGCTTTGGAAAATGCAAAACCACAAGTGGAAGTAAAATCCCGCCGAGTGGGTGGTGTCACTTACCAAGTACCAATCGAAGTTCGTCCAGAAAGACGCCTTGCACTTGGAATCAGATGGCTTATCAAATATAGCCGTGGCAGAAACGAAAAATCGATGAAAAATAAATTGGCTGCAGAATTCATGGAAGCTCAAAAAGGCACAGGATCTGCGATTAAGAAAAAAGAAGACATCAGAAAGATGGCAGATGCCAACAAGGCATTCTCTCATTACCGCTGGTAA
- the rplP gene encoding 50S ribosomal protein L16, with protein sequence MLAPKRVKFRKRQRGRLKGKDERGSYVAFGEFGLKAISSGRITARQIEAARITINRQVKRGGKLWIRIFPHLPITKKPAETRMGKGKGNPEFWIAEIRPGRVLFEMAGVDEDTARKALHLAAFKLPVETSFVKRNVL encoded by the coding sequence ATGTTAGCACCTAAACGAGTAAAATTTAGAAAACGCCAAAGAGGGCGCTTAAAAGGTAAGGACGAAAGAGGTTCTTACGTTGCGTTCGGAGAATTTGGTTTAAAAGCCATTTCTTCCGGTCGTATCACTGCGCGACAAATTGAGGCAGCAAGGATCACTATCAACCGCCAAGTAAAACGTGGTGGGAAATTATGGATCAGGATCTTCCCTCATTTACCAATCACTAAAAAACCTGCCGAAACTCGTATGGGTAAAGGTAAAGGTAACCCTGAGTTCTGGATTGCTGAAATCCGACCAGGACGAGTTCTTTTTGAAATGGCTGGTGTTGATGAAGATACAGCAAGAAAAGCACTCCACCTAGCAGCTTTTAAACTGCCAGTAGAAACTTCATTTGTTAAGAGGAACGTTCTATGA
- the rpsC gene encoding 30S ribosomal protein S3: MGQKVNPIGLRIGITRNWDSIWFSKQDYIKNLHEDIKIRRFLQKKFKNASVVKIVIERFPEKINVNLHTSKPGMVIGQKGQNIEAVKQELKKYADKPIGMNIIEVKKPEIIAQAIAETVALQIEQRMPFRRVMKAELRRAMRGGVEGVKIQISGRLNGADMARTEKYMEGRVPLHTLRAKIDFGFKEALTTFGQIGVKVWTYTGDYFPTKEESDEDKYAVKRRTS; this comes from the coding sequence ATGGGTCAGAAAGTAAATCCAATCGGACTACGAATCGGAATCACACGTAACTGGGATTCGATTTGGTTTTCCAAACAAGATTACATCAAAAATCTTCACGAAGATATCAAGATCCGTAGATTCCTTCAGAAGAAATTTAAAAATGCATCCGTTGTGAAAATCGTAATCGAAAGATTCCCTGAAAAAATCAACGTGAACCTCCATACTTCTAAACCAGGTATGGTAATTGGTCAAAAGGGCCAAAACATCGAAGCGGTGAAACAAGAGCTTAAAAAATACGCTGATAAGCCAATCGGGATGAACATCATCGAAGTGAAAAAACCAGAAATCATCGCACAAGCGATTGCTGAAACGGTTGCCCTTCAAATCGAACAAAGGATGCCTTTCCGTCGTGTGATGAAAGCTGAGCTTCGTCGTGCAATGCGCGGTGGAGTAGAAGGTGTAAAAATCCAAATCTCTGGACGTCTCAACGGAGCGGACATGGCAAGAACTGAAAAGTATATGGAAGGACGAGTTCCTCTTCATACTCTTCGTGCCAAAATTGATTTTGGATTCAAAGAAGCCCTCACAACTTTCGGACAAATCGGTGTGAAAGTATGGACTTATACAGGTGATTACTTCCCAACGAAGGAAGAATCCGATGAAGATAAATACGCTGTAAAACGTAGAACGAGTTAA
- a CDS encoding elongation factor G-like protein, whose translation MIYRTVGIFAHIDSGKTTLTERILFEAGKISAIGTIEDGNTESDQLQEEIERGISIRTSFHVVPWTTTFGSFEIQLIDTPGHIDFRNQVTDLLPAMETAIVILEAGTVVQSQARLVIEELRKANVPIVFFINKLDRFGEEYLDTLVSLEEILLVPPVSLFQKGKTGGWEYYLENEQVFSKTTKEEILASDEESLLNFWKEENESSFLPRKTLQTGTKEGKIYPVYGGSAKTGEGVKELLNLVLWTGPKETDLVSKSPLLVLSRRTDPQIGRYAVVYPTVSMPVKKAFQILTKSGKKPNDSGKNKNGHSNENKDQEEKTDPNSNGILGLTFFSPETGEAQDMLIKGKLGYLLANEILDMEPGKPVSPVGLASSETERKFNEPALSPFSVVLEPENSSEKEFWLCRLNELVWEDPGYRLELKEETGQIALFGRGELHLEIGIRRISEKTEKKLSFSSINIAKLELFKKMSHKVALEHRAFEDQKSSGALIAVLEDTADFSKHIAFEVSLPEEVKHSIETSFMEACLHGFYGEEVCGLKLRVLSYEMPPGDSQTTLTLLKVAILAGVKECFPSNTYLVGPLTEIEVMVDADHLGVVLSDLSRRNAKVVSIFEAVAGKSHLKANASAENLLGFSGALRNMTKGIGISWERTAFTSEFYAVLKE comes from the coding sequence ATGATTTACCGCACAGTTGGCATTTTTGCACATATTGACTCAGGGAAAACTACCCTCACCGAACGAATATTATTCGAAGCGGGTAAAATATCTGCGATTGGAACCATCGAAGATGGAAATACCGAATCAGACCAGCTACAAGAAGAAATCGAAAGAGGGATCTCCATCCGAACAAGTTTCCATGTCGTACCGTGGACCACAACCTTTGGATCGTTTGAAATCCAACTCATCGACACTCCGGGTCATATCGATTTTCGGAACCAAGTCACAGATCTTCTCCCCGCAATGGAAACAGCAATTGTGATTTTGGAAGCAGGGACAGTGGTGCAATCGCAGGCAAGGCTTGTGATTGAAGAGTTACGGAAGGCGAATGTTCCTATTGTTTTTTTCATCAATAAACTGGACCGGTTTGGAGAAGAATACTTGGACACTCTCGTGTCTTTGGAAGAGATTTTGTTAGTCCCACCAGTTTCCTTGTTTCAAAAAGGAAAAACTGGTGGATGGGAATATTATTTAGAAAACGAACAAGTTTTTTCAAAAACAACAAAAGAAGAAATACTCGCATCGGATGAAGAATCCCTCTTAAATTTTTGGAAGGAAGAAAACGAATCCTCTTTTCTCCCACGAAAAACATTACAAACAGGAACCAAAGAGGGAAAAATTTATCCCGTTTATGGAGGTTCTGCCAAAACGGGAGAAGGTGTAAAAGAACTCCTGAACCTGGTCCTTTGGACTGGACCGAAAGAGACGGACTTGGTTTCCAAGTCTCCTCTACTTGTACTCTCCAGACGTACGGATCCGCAAATAGGCCGTTATGCGGTGGTGTATCCAACAGTCTCAATGCCCGTAAAAAAGGCCTTCCAGATTCTAACAAAGTCAGGTAAAAAGCCAAACGATTCTGGCAAAAACAAAAATGGACACTCCAATGAAAACAAGGATCAGGAAGAGAAAACAGATCCCAATTCAAACGGAATTCTTGGTTTAACATTTTTTTCTCCAGAAACTGGAGAAGCTCAGGATATGCTCATCAAAGGGAAGTTAGGTTACCTATTGGCAAATGAAATCTTGGATATGGAACCAGGCAAACCTGTATCACCAGTAGGTTTGGCGTCTAGTGAAACGGAGCGCAAGTTTAATGAACCGGCCTTAAGTCCATTTTCTGTTGTTTTGGAGCCCGAGAATAGTTCCGAAAAAGAGTTTTGGTTATGTCGCTTAAATGAGCTTGTTTGGGAAGACCCTGGTTACCGGCTCGAACTAAAGGAAGAGACAGGACAAATTGCCCTTTTTGGAAGAGGGGAGCTCCATTTGGAAATTGGGATCCGCCGAATATCAGAAAAAACGGAAAAAAAACTCTCGTTTAGTTCGATAAACATTGCCAAATTAGAGCTTTTTAAAAAAATGTCTCATAAGGTTGCCCTAGAGCATCGTGCCTTTGAAGACCAAAAGTCAAGCGGCGCGCTCATCGCAGTCCTGGAAGATACTGCCGATTTTTCGAAGCATATTGCCTTCGAGGTAAGTCTTCCGGAAGAAGTAAAACATTCGATAGAAACGTCCTTTATGGAAGCCTGCTTACACGGGTTTTACGGTGAGGAAGTTTGTGGCCTAAAACTAAGAGTGCTCTCTTATGAGATGCCTCCTGGGGATTCACAAACAACTCTCACTCTACTCAAAGTAGCGATACTTGCAGGAGTGAAGGAATGTTTTCCGTCAAACACATATTTGGTTGGTCCACTCACTGAGATCGAAGTGATGGTAGACGCAGACCACTTAGGTGTAGTTCTTTCTGATCTAAGTCGCAGGAACGCAAAGGTGGTATCCATCTTTGAGGCTGTGGCAGGGAAGAGTCACTTAAAAGCCAATGCATCGGCAGAAAACCTGCTTGGCTTTTCAGGGGCTCTTAGAAACATGACCAAAGGGATTGGCATTTCTTGGGAAAGGACTGCTTTTACCTCTGAATTTTATGCAGTTCTAAAGGAGTAA
- the tuf gene encoding elongation factor Tu: MAKEKFDRSKPHLNIGTIGHVDHGKTTLTAAITTTLAKLVGGKNKAIAYDQIDNAPEEKARGITIATSHQEYETPNRHYAHVDCPGHADYVKNMITGAAQMDAAILVVSATDGAMPQTKEHILLARQVGVPYIVVYLNKADMLAADEREDMIEMVKEEIKDLLNKYNFPGDKTPFISGSALKALEGEDSDLGMKSILKLMEAVDTYVPNPTRVVDKPFLMPVEDVFSITGRGTVATGRVEQGVLKINDEIEIVGIRDTSKSVVTGIEMFRKLLDQAEAGDNIGALLRGTKKEDIERGQVLAKPGTITPHRKFKAEVYVLTKDEGGRHTPFFNNYRPQFYFRTTDITGVCNLPGGMEMVMPGDNVTMSIELIHPIAMDQGLKFAIREGGRTIGSGVVAEIVE; the protein is encoded by the coding sequence ATGGCTAAAGAAAAATTTGACCGTTCAAAACCACACTTAAACATCGGAACAATTGGTCACGTTGACCACGGTAAAACTACGCTAACAGCAGCAATCACAACAACGCTTGCGAAGTTAGTTGGTGGAAAAAACAAAGCGATTGCTTACGACCAAATCGACAACGCGCCAGAAGAAAAGGCTCGTGGGATTACTATTGCAACGTCTCACCAGGAATATGAAACTCCTAACCGTCACTATGCACACGTAGATTGTCCAGGTCACGCGGACTATGTTAAAAACATGATTACTGGTGCTGCTCAGATGGATGCTGCGATTCTCGTAGTTTCTGCAACTGACGGTGCTATGCCTCAAACCAAAGAACACATCCTTCTTGCTCGCCAAGTTGGTGTTCCTTACATCGTTGTTTATCTTAACAAAGCAGACATGTTAGCTGCTGATGAAAGAGAAGACATGATTGAGATGGTTAAAGAGGAAATCAAAGACCTTCTTAACAAATACAACTTCCCTGGTGATAAAACACCTTTCATTTCCGGATCTGCATTAAAAGCTCTAGAGGGTGAAGATTCTGACCTAGGTATGAAATCCATTTTGAAACTTATGGAAGCAGTTGATACTTACGTTCCAAACCCTACACGTGTTGTTGATAAACCTTTCCTAATGCCAGTAGAGGACGTATTCTCTATCACTGGTCGTGGAACTGTTGCAACAGGTCGTGTTGAGCAAGGAGTTCTTAAGATCAACGACGAGATCGAGATCGTTGGTATTCGTGATACATCTAAATCAGTTGTTACTGGTATTGAGATGTTCCGTAAACTTCTCGACCAAGCAGAAGCAGGGGACAACATTGGTGCTCTTCTTCGCGGAACGAAAAAAGAAGACATCGAAAGAGGTCAAGTTCTTGCGAAACCGGGTACAATTACTCCACACAGAAAGTTTAAAGCGGAAGTTTACGTTCTTACAAAAGACGAAGGTGGACGTCATACTCCATTCTTTAACAACTACCGTCCTCAATTCTATTTCAGAACTACAGACATCACTGGTGTTTGTAACCTTCCTGGTGGAATGGAGATGGTTATGCCGGGAGATAACGTTACGATGTCAATCGAACTTATCCACCCAATTGCTATGGACCAAGGTTTGAAGTTCGCTATCCGTGAGGGTGGAAGAACGATTGGTTCTGGTGTTGTTGCGGAGATCGTTGAGTAA
- the rpsL gene encoding 30S ribosomal protein S12, protein MPTINQLIRIGREDQKKRTKSPALKACPQRRGVCTRVMTFTPKKPNSALRKVARVRLTTGIEVTAYIPGEGHNLQEHNVVLIRGGRVKDLPGVRYHIIRGTLDTLGVDKRRKGRSKYGAKRPKA, encoded by the coding sequence ATGCCTACAATTAACCAGCTCATCCGTATTGGAAGAGAAGACCAAAAGAAAAGAACTAAATCTCCCGCTCTAAAAGCATGCCCACAAAGACGTGGAGTTTGCACAAGGGTGATGACTTTCACTCCTAAAAAACCAAACTCGGCTCTTCGTAAAGTAGCAAGGGTTCGTTTGACAACTGGGATTGAAGTAACTGCTTATATACCTGGTGAAGGCCATAACCTCCAAGAACACAACGTAGTTCTCATCCGTGGGGGAAGGGTAAAAGACTTACCAGGGGTTCGTTATCATATCATTCGTGGAACACTGGATACACTCGGTGTGGACAAACGTCGCAAAGGACGTTCTAAATACGGCGCGAAGCGTCCTAAAGCGTAA